A single region of the Chloroflexota bacterium genome encodes:
- a CDS encoding nitroreductase family protein: MDSILEVIVSRGSVRKWRSNAVSDADIKDVLEAAMNAPSAVNEQAWQFVVLSGKILEDFVKINGNTPNGAPVGILVCGDKKLDKLGGFYLHDCCAATQNILLAVHAKGLGGVWTAVFPNSIPEVRKLLNLPDHVIPISFVPFGYPDVRQPKPSSRYDEAKVHRNGW, encoded by the coding sequence ATGGATAGCATCCTGGAAGTGATTGTTTCACGAGGAAGTGTCAGGAAGTGGAGATCCAATGCCGTTTCTGATGCGGATATCAAAGACGTGCTGGAAGCGGCAATGAATGCCCCATCAGCGGTGAATGAGCAAGCATGGCAGTTTGTGGTGCTGAGCGGTAAGATCCTCGAAGACTTTGTGAAGATCAACGGCAATACTCCCAATGGAGCACCCGTGGGGATACTGGTTTGCGGCGATAAGAAGCTGGACAAGCTCGGGGGATTCTATCTGCATGACTGTTGTGCTGCCACACAGAACATTCTTCTGGCGGTTCATGCTAAAGGACTGGGAGGAGTCTGGACTGCTGTCTTCCCCAACTCTATTCCGGAAGTGCGCAAGCTACTGAATCTGCCAGACCATGTCATTCCAATCTCCTTTGTTCCCTTCGGATATCCTGATGTAAGGCAGCCCAAACCGTCCAGCCGATACGACGAAGCGAAAGTGCACAGAAATGGCTGGTAG